One window of Oncorhynchus masou masou isolate Uvic2021 chromosome 33, UVic_Omas_1.1, whole genome shotgun sequence genomic DNA carries:
- the LOC135527893 gene encoding voltage-gated purine nucleotide uniporter SLC17A9-like, whose protein sequence is MAILQKHGKNSSPDLVCLKEKTTDKTGVAGGHQKKWSEPNTYWPRPLARVWTVVLLLGTCLLYCARVAMPICAVSMAEKFNWTKRDQGMVLGSFFWGYCFTQVLGGYVSDRVGGEKVLLLSAAAWGAMTAFTPILAHFCSQPIFSMTLARFLMGLLQGVHYPSLASLCSQKVVESERGFLMSTVGSGSYLGTLVIGGAGSLMLDLYGWESVFYVSGVLSVLWAYCMWKYLLKGEGPIITLESLGSGGPQSKLSRRHWLRLFKQPAVCAVIITHLCTASTFFTLLSWLPTYFKDTFPDAKGWVFNVIPWFVSIPSSLFSGCLSDHLISKGYDTAAVRKLMQFFSMGVSSVFTLLLCGTTTFPFAVAFVSVTMGLTTFSHSGVSVNVQDLAPSCAGALFGVMNTCGAFSGVLMVYFSGYLIEATGSWASVFALITVVNLVGLVTFLAFAEARRVDIDSSKGRYHNIHI, encoded by the exons ATGGCAATTCTGCAAAAACATGGAAAGAACTCTAGTCCAGATTTGGTCTGCCTCAAAGAAAAAACCACAGACAAAACCGGGGTCGCTGGAGGTCATCAGAAGAAGTGGAGTGAACCGAATACGTATTGGCCAAG ACCCCTGGCGCGGGTATGGACGGTGGTGCTACTGCTGGGGACCTGTCTGCTGTACTGTGCCCGCGTGGCCATGCCCATCTGTGCCGTTAGCATGGCGGAGAAGTTCAACTGGACCAAGAGGGATCAGGGCATGGTGCTGGGTAGCTTCTTCTGGGGTTACTGCTTCACACAGGTCCTCGGAGGCTACGTCAGCGACAG GGTTGGAGGTGAGAAGGTGCTCCTCCTCTCTGCGGCGGCCTGGGGGGCGATGACAGCCTTCACGCCCATCCTGGCCCACTTCTGCTCTCAGCCCATCTTCTCCATGACGCTGGCCCGCTTCCTTATGGGGCTGCTGCAAG GTGTCCACTACCCGTCTCTGGCCAGCCTGTGTTCTCAGAAGGtggtggagagtgagagaggattCCTCATGAGCACTGTGGGCAGTGGCTCCTACCTGGG AACACTGGTGATTGGTGGGGCTGGTTCCCTCATGCTGGACCTGTATGGTTGGGAGAGCGTGTTCTATGTGTCAGGCGTGCTCTCTGTCCTCTGGGCGTACTGCATGTGGAAATACCTGCTCAAAGGGgaag GTCCTATCATCACATTGGAGTCACTGGGTAGTGGAGGGCCCCAGTCCAAACTGTCCAGGAGACACTGGCTGCGCCTCTTCAAACAACCTGCTGTCTG TGCTGTGATTATTACGCACCTTTGCACGGCAAGCACCTTCTTCACATTGTTATCATGGCTACCAACGTACTTCAAGGACACCTTCCCTGACGCCAAG GGTTGGGTGTTTAACGTTATCCCATGGTTTGTGTCCATCCCCTCTTCACTCTTCAGTGGCTGTCTCTCCGACCACCTCATCAGCAAAG gttatgACACAGCTGCTGTGAGGAAGCTTATGCAG TTCTTCTCCAtgggtgtgtccagtgtgtttacCCTCCTACTGTGTGGCACGACCACCTTCCCCTTTGCTGTGGCCTTTGTCTCTGTCACAATGGGTCTCACCACCTTCAGCCACAG TGGTGTGTCTGTGAACGTTCAGGACCTGGCTCCGTCCTGTGCTGGGGCTCTGTTTG GTGTTATGAATACCTGTGGAGCTTTTTCAG GTGTGCTGATGGTTTATTTCTCGGGGTATCTGATCGAGGCTACAGGGTCGTGGGCATCTGTCTTTGCCCTCATCACTGTGGTGAACCTGGTGGGCCTGGTCACCTTCCTGGCCTTCGCTGAGGCTCGCCGGGTCGACATCGACTCTTCCAAGGGCCGCTACCACAACATCCACATCTAA
- the LOC135527895 gene encoding glucose-induced degradation protein 8-B homolog, producing MMSYSEKPEDITREEWMEKLNNVHIQRADMNRLIMNYLVTEGFKEAAEKFRMESGIEPSVDLDSLDERIKIREMILKGQIQEAIALINSMHPELLDTNRYLYFHLQQQHLIELIRLRETEAALEFAQSQLAEQGEESRECLTEMERTLALLAFDNPEESPFGDLLNTMQRQKVWSEVNQSVLDYENRESTPKLAKLLKLLLWAQNELDQKKVKYPKMTDLSKGTIEDPK from the exons ATGATGAGTTATAGTGAAAAGCCGGAGGACATAACAAGAGAAGAGTGGATGGAGAAGCTCAACAATGTCCACATTCAGAGGGCCGACATGAACAGGCTCATCATGAACTACTTGGTGACAG AGGGGTTTAAGGAGGCAGCTGAGAAGTTCCGTATGGAGTCTGGGATTGAGCCCAGTGTGGACCTGGATTCTCTGGACGAGAGGATAAAGATCCGGGAGATGATCCTGAAGGGACAGATACAGGAGGCCATCGCACTCATCAACAGCATGCACCCAGAACTGCTTGACACTAACCGCTACCTGTACTTTCACCTACAG CAGCAGCACCTGATTGAGCTGATCCGTCTGAGGGAGACTGAGGCAGCACTAGAGTTTGCTCAGTCCCAGCTGGcagagcagggggaggagagtagagagtgtctgacagagatggagagaacctTGGCCCTGCTGGCCTTCGACAACCCTGAGGAGTCACCCTTCGGAGACCTCCTCAACACAATGCAGAGGCAGAAG GTGTGGAGTGAAGTGAACCAGTCTGTGCTGGACTACGAGAACAGAGAGTCAACGCCCAAACTGGCCAAGCTCCTCAAACTGCTCCTGTGGGCTCAGAACGAACTTGACCAAAAGAAAGTCAAGTACCCCAAAATGACAGACCTCAGCAAGGGCACGATCGAGGACCCAAAGTGA